In Topomyia yanbarensis strain Yona2022 chromosome 2, ASM3024719v1, whole genome shotgun sequence, one DNA window encodes the following:
- the LOC131684032 gene encoding transient receptor potential channel pyrexia-like — protein MENFGYKEGSAKPNRAWGTKSTKIKNQQVPIPMKPRFSLTPDVTVHWRNDPEAVLAEDFEYMKIGPSPPAESAPNMFDNYEESNAEFGFEVSSETIRTSLMEQMRLSSGRLKLLDNIEQGNIIAANSKEMFEGATKAEKNISFLFAAFLKRWDLLDGLLECGAELIYFDSNGFTALHLSSFSGCLNCTSFLVFKGIEVNMQPRAFTPLHCAAFGNSAETARFLITKGAKLNAYTKKQNCEESLLHCAVRSNSIECVKLFISEGMDVNSLKPSGMNAIHLSADLGYVDCLKVLLDTPTADPNIRIGIREKESTALHLAADEGNVECVSLLLARGANAKLKNHRGFTPLHLAARTSSLECVELLLRLGSADPNAEDFDQRTPLHTAIGKSEAAFDIIETLICWGSDVNRKDVFGFTPLHLAALDGLAHCVEILIYHDADVTTKSKKGTTALNVITRKTPSSLAMIGNKFDDAMTLIHSQDPSDKEVVLELDFRSILQHCYPREISYLNTLVDEGQKEILQHPLCSAFLYIKWGKIRKYYIARLLFCFIFILFLTLYVLTALAHNCYNGSKDMEETIQEQELCQKQSILGNMLRNNPFVMEMQWMVLVAITFVEICRKLYGMTGYSSVRRYITQMENVTEWFIIVSVFVISYIYTKRTYTWQNHIGAFAVLLGWTHLMVMIGQLPVFGAYVAMYTKVQVEFAKLFIAYSCMLVGFTISFCVIFPSSSSFENPFMGFITVLVMMVGELDLELLINDPDGKDPPFMLELSAQVTFVLFLLFVTVILMNLLVGIAVDDIQALKKTATLSKLVGQTKLISYIESALFNGWLPNWLRSLLHYTALVSPQAYRVILSVKPLNPEEKRLPRTIMMAAYEAAKLRKQANTATSNPAGYKYQFHNEAAESTNQTNCKQPLDRIVESDCGFETASLCTLTNKIDESSEKLDELCKELCELKAVLKYNQILVDKISKILLK, from the exons ATGGAGAATTTCGGCTACAAAGAAGGGTCGGCTAAACCCAATCGTGCTTGGGgtacaaaatcaacaaaaatcaaaaatcaacaaGTTCCCATCCCTATGAAGCCAAG GTTTTCTCTAACGCCCGATGTTACGGTTCACTGGCGTAACGATCCCGAAGCTGTGCTCGCCGAAGATTTTGAATATATGAAGATTGGACCGTCGCCGCCGGCGGAAAGTGCACCGAATATGTTTGATAACTATGAGGAATCGAACGCGGAATTTGGGTTTGAAGTTTCGAGCGAAACTATACGAACGTCGCTCATGGAACAGATGAGACTTTCCTCTGGCCGATTGAAACTGTTGGACAACATCGAGCAAGGAAACATAATTGCCGCAAATTCAAAGGAAATGTTCGAAGGTGCAACTAAAGCTGAGAAAAATATTAGCTTCTTATTTGCTGCCTTTTTGAAGCGCTGGGATTTGCTAGATGGACTGTTGGAATGTGGAGCAGAGCTAATTTATTTTGATAGCAACGGATTCACTGCGTTGCATTTAAGTTCATTCAGCGGATGTCTCAATTGTACTAGTTTCTTAGTTTTCAAGGGAATTGAAGTGAACATGCAGCCGAGAGCTTTCACTCCACTGCATTGTGCAGCTTTCGGGAATTCGGCGGAGACTGCTCGTTTCTTGATCACAAAGGGCGCCAAATTGAATGCCTACACCAAGAAGCAGAATTGTGAGGAATCTTTACTGCACTGTGCCGTTCGTTCGAATTCAATCGAATGTGTGAAACTTTTCATCTCGGAAGGAATGGATGTGAATTCTCTGAAACCAAGCGGAATGAATGCTATTCACTTATCAGCGGATTTGGGTTACGTTGACTGTTTGAAAGTTTTACTGGACACTCCGACAGCGGATCCGAACATACGGATTGGCATACGGGAGAAGGAATCGACCGCACTGCATCTTGCGGCAGACGAAGGAAACGTCGAATGTGTTAGTTTGCTGCTGGCTAGAGGGGCAAACGCAAAACTGAAGAATCATCGTGGATTTACGCCGTTACATTTGGCAGCTCGAACATCCAGTTTGGAGTGTGTTGAGCTACTATTGAGGCTGGGAAGTGCCGATCCCAATGCCGAAGATTTCGATCAGCGGACACCTCTCCATACGGCCATTGGGAAGTCGGAAGCAGCTTTCGATATTATAGAAACGCTAATTTGCTGGGGATCGGACGTGAATCGGAAAGACGTGTTTGGCTTCACACCACTTCATCTGGCAGCTTTGGACGGGCTTGCACATTGCGTAGAGATACTGATTTACCACGATGCGGATGTCACGACGAAATCTAAGAAGGGAACAACTGCTTTGAATGTTATAACAAGGAAAACCCCGTCGTCCTTGGCCATGATTGGGAACAAATTTGACGATGCAATGACACTGATTCATTCCCAAGATCCTTCAGATAAGGAGGTTGTACTGGAATTAGACTTCAGAAGCATTTTACAGCATTGTTATCCCAGAGAAATAAGTTATCTGAACACGCTGGTCGATGAAGGACAAAAGGAAATTCTACAGCATCCTCTGTGTTCCGCATTTCTATACATCAAatggggtaaaattcgcaaatatTACATTGCAAGGCTGCTCTTTTGCTTCATATTTATATTGTTCCTCACGCTGTATGTTCTAACAGCATTGGCCCACAATTGCTATAATGGCAGCAAGGATATGGAAGAAACTATTCAGGAACAGGAGCTTTGCCAAAAACAATCAATTTTGGGAAATATGTTGCGAAACAATCCTTTTGTGATGGAAATGCAGTGGATGGTTCTAGTGGCCATCACATTCGTAGAAATATGCCGCAAGTTGTACGGAATGACAGGGTATTCATCCGTTCGTCGATATATCACCCAAATGGAAAATGTAACGGAATGGTTCATCATTGTCAGTGTTTTTGTGATCTCCTATATTTACACCAAACGAACGTACACATGGCAAAATCACATTGGAGCATTCGCCGTATTATTGGGCTGGACGCATTTGATGGTTATGATCGGACAGCTGCCGGTGTTTGGAGCCTATGTTGCAATGTACACAAAAGTTCAGGTAGAATTTGCCAAACTCTTCATAGCATATTCCTGCATGCTCGTCGGTTTCACAATTAGTTTCTGTGTAATCTTCCCATCATCTTCGTCGTTTGAAAACCCGTTCATGGGTTTCATCACCGTCCTAGTAATGATGGTCGGAGAGTTAGATTTGGAATTGTTGATCAACGATCCTGATGGAAAAGATCCCCCGTTCATGCTGGAGCTGAGTGCTCAGGTCACTTTCGTTCTATTCCTCCTGTTCGTAACGGTCATCCTGATGAACCTTTTGGTTGGCATTGCGGTCGATGATATTCAGGCGCTCAAGAAGACGGCAACCCTTTCCAAGTTGGTAGGACAAACCAAACTGATTTCATACATAGAATCAGCTTTGTTCAATGGTTGGCTACCCAATTGGCTACGCAGTTTACTGCACTACACCGCGTTAGTGTCCCCGCAGGCTTACCGTGTGATTCTTAGTGTTAAACCGTTGAATCCCGAAGAAAAGCGTCTCCCAAGAACGATCATGATGGCAGCATACGAAGCGGCTAAGTTGAGGAAACAAGCGAACACAGCTACGAGTAACCCGGCAGGTTATAAATATCAATTTCACAATGAAGCTGCGGAGTCTACAAATCAAACTAACTGCAAACAACCACTGGATCGCATCGTGGAGTCGGATTGTGGATTCGAGACGGCGAGCCTTTGTACTCTTACGAACAAAATCGACGAAAGCTCCGAGAAGTTGGATGAACTTTGCAAAGAACTGTGTGAGCTGAAAGCAGTACTCAAGTATAATCAGATCTTGGTAGATAAGATatcaaaaattttattgaagTGA
- the LOC131684036 gene encoding modular serine protease-like isoform X2 — protein sequence MQIFIRLRLLHEATVQQRIKRIKVGLTQSFFRDRRKVCNYYEWKCNSGQCIESHQLCDGVVDCKDKSDETSKTCAFIRCPSYAFRCQYGGCVDGNAMCNGIKECADNSDEHLHCPGYSETLLSSGNCSNTEFQCQSGKCIPSEEVCDGLPNCDDESDEQQKICGLTFCPSFAFRCSYGACIGGYSKCDGVIDCRDGSDEDELLCGRPAPTTTPKILSTTTTTTSTTQSPLVTGPPGSCLVPAQPNNGHIVLDETATDVPISSGEFIENYNSVHVLCNDKYTIKGAATITCLDGEWLDQFPICERYCSEIPINGITVQPSCEYQRKQITCKRSLPPTTRVRIDCKVGYQKPEGPINETLTCIDGTWDSLVFRCEPICGTPTPDAEAYIIGGKNASITEVPWHTGIYRNLENDTIDDLKSDDWLYICGGTILTERLVVSAAHCFWDVTSFHDLRSFLITAGKYRRELNAIESLPAQVIRIRELITQPQYQDFSGYYNLDIAIIVLSDFIVFKSYVRPICLERNLRTESEKRIKSNSIGRVAGWGLTTSGGALSPVLKVVDIPTVDYYTCRDFSPVSYRPFLTGDKFCAGDPKTGTSVCQGDSGGGFALGKEISAETVFFLYGVVSSAPRSASGSCDNNKYVAFTEVQNYIPMILDAESRFPVI from the exons atgcagattttcattcgtctccgattattacacgaagcgaccgtgcagcaacgaatcaaacgcatcaaagtaggcctgacacaat CATTCTTCCGAGATCGTCGAAAAGTATGCAACTACTATGAATGGAAGTGCAACAGCGGTCAATGCATCGAGTCACATCAACTGTGCGACGGAGTGGTGGACTGTAAGGACAAATCAGACGAAACTTCCAAAACGTGCGCCTTTATTCGTTGTCCAAGTTATGCGTTCCGTTGCCAGTACGGTGGTTGTGTAGACGGAAACGCCATGTGTAACGGAATCAAAGAGTGTGCCGACAATTCGGATGAACACCTGCACTGTCCTGGGTACAGTGAGACCTTACTATCGTCCGGTAATTGCTC AAATACAGAATTTCAATGCCAATCCGGGAAATGCATTCCCAGCGAAGAGGTTTGTGATGGTCTGCCGAACTGTGATGATGAATCTGATGAACAGCAGAAGATCTGCGGATTGACATTCTGTCCCTCGTTTGCTTTCCGGTGCAGCTACGGAGCTTGTATAGGAGGTTATTCCAAGTGCGACGGTGTGATAGACTGCCGAGATGGTTCGGATGAAGATGAGCTACTTTGTGGCAGACCTGCCCCCACTACCACTCCCAAGATACTTAGTACGACAACAACAACGACGAGTACGACTCAGTCACCGTTGGTGACAGGACCGCCGGGATCCTGTCTAGTACCAGCACAACCAAACAATGGTCATATTGTTTTGGATGAGACTGCCACAGATGTTCCGATTAGTAGTGGCGAGTTtattgaaaattacaattcagtTCACGTGCTCTGTAATGACAAATATACTATCAAAGGTGCAGCAACCATAACGTGTTTGGATGGAGAATGGCTGGATCAGTTTCCGATATGTGAAC GATACTGTTCGGAAATTCCAATCAACGGTATTACCGTTCAACCATCATGCGAATATCAGCGAAAACAAATTACCTGCAAGCGTTCACTTCCTCCGACGACGAGGGTACGCATAGACTGTAAAGTAGGCTACCAGAAGCCGGAAGGTCCTATCAACGAGACCCTGACCTGTATCGATGGTACGTGGGACAGTTTAGTGTTTCGTTGTGAACCTATTTGTGGGACGCCAACGCCGGACGCCGAAGCCTACATAATCGGAGGAAAAAACGCATCCATTACCGAAGTTCCTTGGCACACCGGAATCTATCGGAATTTGGAAAATGACACCATCGACGATTTGAAATCGGACGATTGGCTGTACATTTGCGGTGGAACGATTCTTACCGAACGATTGGTAGTATCAGCAGCCCACTGTTTCTGGGATGTTACGTCATTCCATGACCTTAGATCATTCCTAATAACAGCTGGGAAATACCGACGAGAGCTCAACGCAATCGAAAGCCTTCCCGCTCAAGTTATTCGCATCAGGGAGCTCATTACCCAACCCCAGTATCAGGACTTCTCCGGATACTACAACCTGGACATTGCCATCATCGTGCTCAGCGACTTCATAGTGTTCAAATCTTACGTTCGACCCATCTGTTTGGAGAGAAACCTAAGAACTGAAAGCGAAAAGCGCATCAAATCCAACAGCATCGGACGAGTTGCTGGATGGGGACTGACGACCTCGGGTGGAGCGTTGAGCCCGGTGCTGAAAGTTGTCGATATTCCAACTGTGGATTACTATACCTGCCGGGACTTTTCGCCCGTTTCCTATCGGCCGTTCCTGACAGGGGACAAGTTTTGTGCTGGAGATCCTAAAACGG GTACCAGCGTCTGCCAAGGGGACAGTGGCGGAGGATTCGCACTCGGTAAAGAAATCTCCGCTGAAACCGTGTTCTTCCTATACGGCGTTGTCAGCTCGGCACCCCGCTCCGCTAGTGGAAGCTGTGATAACAACAAGTACGTGGCCTTCACCGAGGTGCAGAACTACATTCCTATGATCCTGGATGCCGAGAGTCGATTTCCGGTGATATAA
- the LOC131684036 gene encoding modular serine protease-like isoform X1: MWKSAYGAEWKCIVLIWIVAELITPSVQLGIQSFFRDRRKVCNYYEWKCNSGQCIESHQLCDGVVDCKDKSDETSKTCAFIRCPSYAFRCQYGGCVDGNAMCNGIKECADNSDEHLHCPGYSETLLSSGNCSNTEFQCQSGKCIPSEEVCDGLPNCDDESDEQQKICGLTFCPSFAFRCSYGACIGGYSKCDGVIDCRDGSDEDELLCGRPAPTTTPKILSTTTTTTSTTQSPLVTGPPGSCLVPAQPNNGHIVLDETATDVPISSGEFIENYNSVHVLCNDKYTIKGAATITCLDGEWLDQFPICERYCSEIPINGITVQPSCEYQRKQITCKRSLPPTTRVRIDCKVGYQKPEGPINETLTCIDGTWDSLVFRCEPICGTPTPDAEAYIIGGKNASITEVPWHTGIYRNLENDTIDDLKSDDWLYICGGTILTERLVVSAAHCFWDVTSFHDLRSFLITAGKYRRELNAIESLPAQVIRIRELITQPQYQDFSGYYNLDIAIIVLSDFIVFKSYVRPICLERNLRTESEKRIKSNSIGRVAGWGLTTSGGALSPVLKVVDIPTVDYYTCRDFSPVSYRPFLTGDKFCAGDPKTGTSVCQGDSGGGFALGKEISAETVFFLYGVVSSAPRSASGSCDNNKYVAFTEVQNYIPMILDAESRFPVI; this comes from the exons CATTCTTCCGAGATCGTCGAAAAGTATGCAACTACTATGAATGGAAGTGCAACAGCGGTCAATGCATCGAGTCACATCAACTGTGCGACGGAGTGGTGGACTGTAAGGACAAATCAGACGAAACTTCCAAAACGTGCGCCTTTATTCGTTGTCCAAGTTATGCGTTCCGTTGCCAGTACGGTGGTTGTGTAGACGGAAACGCCATGTGTAACGGAATCAAAGAGTGTGCCGACAATTCGGATGAACACCTGCACTGTCCTGGGTACAGTGAGACCTTACTATCGTCCGGTAATTGCTC AAATACAGAATTTCAATGCCAATCCGGGAAATGCATTCCCAGCGAAGAGGTTTGTGATGGTCTGCCGAACTGTGATGATGAATCTGATGAACAGCAGAAGATCTGCGGATTGACATTCTGTCCCTCGTTTGCTTTCCGGTGCAGCTACGGAGCTTGTATAGGAGGTTATTCCAAGTGCGACGGTGTGATAGACTGCCGAGATGGTTCGGATGAAGATGAGCTACTTTGTGGCAGACCTGCCCCCACTACCACTCCCAAGATACTTAGTACGACAACAACAACGACGAGTACGACTCAGTCACCGTTGGTGACAGGACCGCCGGGATCCTGTCTAGTACCAGCACAACCAAACAATGGTCATATTGTTTTGGATGAGACTGCCACAGATGTTCCGATTAGTAGTGGCGAGTTtattgaaaattacaattcagtTCACGTGCTCTGTAATGACAAATATACTATCAAAGGTGCAGCAACCATAACGTGTTTGGATGGAGAATGGCTGGATCAGTTTCCGATATGTGAAC GATACTGTTCGGAAATTCCAATCAACGGTATTACCGTTCAACCATCATGCGAATATCAGCGAAAACAAATTACCTGCAAGCGTTCACTTCCTCCGACGACGAGGGTACGCATAGACTGTAAAGTAGGCTACCAGAAGCCGGAAGGTCCTATCAACGAGACCCTGACCTGTATCGATGGTACGTGGGACAGTTTAGTGTTTCGTTGTGAACCTATTTGTGGGACGCCAACGCCGGACGCCGAAGCCTACATAATCGGAGGAAAAAACGCATCCATTACCGAAGTTCCTTGGCACACCGGAATCTATCGGAATTTGGAAAATGACACCATCGACGATTTGAAATCGGACGATTGGCTGTACATTTGCGGTGGAACGATTCTTACCGAACGATTGGTAGTATCAGCAGCCCACTGTTTCTGGGATGTTACGTCATTCCATGACCTTAGATCATTCCTAATAACAGCTGGGAAATACCGACGAGAGCTCAACGCAATCGAAAGCCTTCCCGCTCAAGTTATTCGCATCAGGGAGCTCATTACCCAACCCCAGTATCAGGACTTCTCCGGATACTACAACCTGGACATTGCCATCATCGTGCTCAGCGACTTCATAGTGTTCAAATCTTACGTTCGACCCATCTGTTTGGAGAGAAACCTAAGAACTGAAAGCGAAAAGCGCATCAAATCCAACAGCATCGGACGAGTTGCTGGATGGGGACTGACGACCTCGGGTGGAGCGTTGAGCCCGGTGCTGAAAGTTGTCGATATTCCAACTGTGGATTACTATACCTGCCGGGACTTTTCGCCCGTTTCCTATCGGCCGTTCCTGACAGGGGACAAGTTTTGTGCTGGAGATCCTAAAACGG GTACCAGCGTCTGCCAAGGGGACAGTGGCGGAGGATTCGCACTCGGTAAAGAAATCTCCGCTGAAACCGTGTTCTTCCTATACGGCGTTGTCAGCTCGGCACCCCGCTCCGCTAGTGGAAGCTGTGATAACAACAAGTACGTGGCCTTCACCGAGGTGCAGAACTACATTCCTATGATCCTGGATGCCGAGAGTCGATTTCCGGTGATATAA
- the LOC131684036 gene encoding modular serine protease-like isoform X3: MCNGIKECADNSDEHLHCPGYSETLLSSGNCSNTEFQCQSGKCIPSEEVCDGLPNCDDESDEQQKICGLTFCPSFAFRCSYGACIGGYSKCDGVIDCRDGSDEDELLCGRPAPTTTPKILSTTTTTTSTTQSPLVTGPPGSCLVPAQPNNGHIVLDETATDVPISSGEFIENYNSVHVLCNDKYTIKGAATITCLDGEWLDQFPICERYCSEIPINGITVQPSCEYQRKQITCKRSLPPTTRVRIDCKVGYQKPEGPINETLTCIDGTWDSLVFRCEPICGTPTPDAEAYIIGGKNASITEVPWHTGIYRNLENDTIDDLKSDDWLYICGGTILTERLVVSAAHCFWDVTSFHDLRSFLITAGKYRRELNAIESLPAQVIRIRELITQPQYQDFSGYYNLDIAIIVLSDFIVFKSYVRPICLERNLRTESEKRIKSNSIGRVAGWGLTTSGGALSPVLKVVDIPTVDYYTCRDFSPVSYRPFLTGDKFCAGDPKTGTSVCQGDSGGGFALGKEISAETVFFLYGVVSSAPRSASGSCDNNKYVAFTEVQNYIPMILDAESRFPVI, from the exons ATGTGTAACGGAATCAAAGAGTGTGCCGACAATTCGGATGAACACCTGCACTGTCCTGGGTACAGTGAGACCTTACTATCGTCCGGTAATTGCTC AAATACAGAATTTCAATGCCAATCCGGGAAATGCATTCCCAGCGAAGAGGTTTGTGATGGTCTGCCGAACTGTGATGATGAATCTGATGAACAGCAGAAGATCTGCGGATTGACATTCTGTCCCTCGTTTGCTTTCCGGTGCAGCTACGGAGCTTGTATAGGAGGTTATTCCAAGTGCGACGGTGTGATAGACTGCCGAGATGGTTCGGATGAAGATGAGCTACTTTGTGGCAGACCTGCCCCCACTACCACTCCCAAGATACTTAGTACGACAACAACAACGACGAGTACGACTCAGTCACCGTTGGTGACAGGACCGCCGGGATCCTGTCTAGTACCAGCACAACCAAACAATGGTCATATTGTTTTGGATGAGACTGCCACAGATGTTCCGATTAGTAGTGGCGAGTTtattgaaaattacaattcagtTCACGTGCTCTGTAATGACAAATATACTATCAAAGGTGCAGCAACCATAACGTGTTTGGATGGAGAATGGCTGGATCAGTTTCCGATATGTGAAC GATACTGTTCGGAAATTCCAATCAACGGTATTACCGTTCAACCATCATGCGAATATCAGCGAAAACAAATTACCTGCAAGCGTTCACTTCCTCCGACGACGAGGGTACGCATAGACTGTAAAGTAGGCTACCAGAAGCCGGAAGGTCCTATCAACGAGACCCTGACCTGTATCGATGGTACGTGGGACAGTTTAGTGTTTCGTTGTGAACCTATTTGTGGGACGCCAACGCCGGACGCCGAAGCCTACATAATCGGAGGAAAAAACGCATCCATTACCGAAGTTCCTTGGCACACCGGAATCTATCGGAATTTGGAAAATGACACCATCGACGATTTGAAATCGGACGATTGGCTGTACATTTGCGGTGGAACGATTCTTACCGAACGATTGGTAGTATCAGCAGCCCACTGTTTCTGGGATGTTACGTCATTCCATGACCTTAGATCATTCCTAATAACAGCTGGGAAATACCGACGAGAGCTCAACGCAATCGAAAGCCTTCCCGCTCAAGTTATTCGCATCAGGGAGCTCATTACCCAACCCCAGTATCAGGACTTCTCCGGATACTACAACCTGGACATTGCCATCATCGTGCTCAGCGACTTCATAGTGTTCAAATCTTACGTTCGACCCATCTGTTTGGAGAGAAACCTAAGAACTGAAAGCGAAAAGCGCATCAAATCCAACAGCATCGGACGAGTTGCTGGATGGGGACTGACGACCTCGGGTGGAGCGTTGAGCCCGGTGCTGAAAGTTGTCGATATTCCAACTGTGGATTACTATACCTGCCGGGACTTTTCGCCCGTTTCCTATCGGCCGTTCCTGACAGGGGACAAGTTTTGTGCTGGAGATCCTAAAACGG GTACCAGCGTCTGCCAAGGGGACAGTGGCGGAGGATTCGCACTCGGTAAAGAAATCTCCGCTGAAACCGTGTTCTTCCTATACGGCGTTGTCAGCTCGGCACCCCGCTCCGCTAGTGGAAGCTGTGATAACAACAAGTACGTGGCCTTCACCGAGGTGCAGAACTACATTCCTATGATCCTGGATGCCGAGAGTCGATTTCCGGTGATATAA